The Heptranchias perlo isolate sHepPer1 chromosome 40, sHepPer1.hap1, whole genome shotgun sequence genome has a window encoding:
- the tab1 gene encoding TGF-beta-activated kinase 1 and MAP3K7-binding protein 1 has product MTSLYRSVPGSRIYPVSVPYTSTQGTLGKTSVTLSLVMPSQNQMMNGNHSNSTGDETTPTLTNSQSPTATLQSTNTHTHSSSSSSGDGHGHLFHRHRLPQTLQPDEDGRVEPYVDFLEFYRLWTVDHCEQTLGGVQ; this is encoded by the exons ATGACCAGTCTTTACCGCTCTGTTCCAGGGAGTCGAATCTACCCAGTCTCTGTTCCTTACACCAGCACGCAAGGAACTCTGGGAAAAACCAGCGTCACGCTCTCCCTGGTGATGCCATCCCAGAATCAGATGATGAATGGTAACCATAGCAATTCAACAGGAGATGAGACTACACCGACActcaccaacag TCAAAGTCCGACAGCGACACTGCAGTCaaccaacacgcacacacacagcagcAGTTCCAGCTCGGGCGATGGGCACGGCCACCTCTTCCACCGCCACCGGCTCCCTCAAACCCTCCAGCCCGACGAAGATGGCCGAGTCGAGCCCTACGTCGACTTCTTGGAGTTCTACCGCCTCTGGACGGTGGACCACTGCGAGCAGACCCTGGGCGGAGTCCAATAG